The following coding sequences are from one Kosakonia sp. H02 window:
- the pepA gene encoding leucyl aminopeptidase, whose product MEFSVKSGSPEKQRSACIVVGVFEPRRLSPIAEQLDKISDGYISALLRRGELEGKPGQTLLLHHVPNVLSERILLIGCGKERELDERQYKQVIQKTINTLNDTGSMEAVCFLTELHVKGRNTYWKVRQAVETAKETLYSFDQLKTTKSEPRRPLRKMVFNVPTRRELTSGERAIQHGLAISAGIKAAKDLGNMPPNICNAAYLASQARQLADTYSKNVTTRVIGEQQMRELGMCSYLAVGQGSQNESLMSVMEYKGNPSEEARPIVLVGKGLTFDSGGISIKPAEGMDEMKYDMCGAAAVYGVMRMVAELQLPINVIGVLAGCENMPGGRAYRPGDVLTTMSGQTVEVLNTDAEGRLVLCDVLTYVERFEPEAVIDVATLTGACVVALGHHITGLLSNHNPLAHELIGASEQAGDRAWRLPMSDEYQEQLESNFADMANIGGRPGGAITAGCFLARFTRKYNWAHLDIAGTAWRSGKAKGATGRPVAMLSQFLLNRAGFNGEE is encoded by the coding sequence ATGGAGTTCAGTGTAAAAAGCGGTAGCCCGGAAAAACAGCGGAGTGCCTGCATCGTTGTCGGTGTCTTTGAACCGCGCCGGCTCTCTCCGATTGCCGAGCAGCTCGATAAGATCAGCGACGGTTACATCAGCGCACTGCTGCGTCGTGGCGAACTGGAAGGTAAGCCGGGGCAAACCCTGCTGCTGCACCATGTGCCGAATGTGCTTTCCGAACGTATTTTGCTGATTGGCTGCGGAAAAGAGCGTGAATTGGATGAGCGTCAGTATAAGCAAGTTATCCAGAAAACGATAAACACGCTGAATGATACAGGCTCAATGGAAGCGGTCTGTTTTCTGACCGAATTGCACGTTAAAGGCCGTAACACCTACTGGAAAGTGCGCCAGGCGGTCGAAACCGCAAAAGAGACGCTCTACAGTTTCGATCAACTGAAAACCACCAAAAGCGAGCCGCGTCGCCCGCTGCGCAAAATGGTGTTCAACGTGCCAACCCGCCGCGAATTGACCAGCGGCGAGCGCGCTATCCAGCACGGTCTGGCGATTTCGGCGGGCATTAAGGCCGCAAAAGATCTCGGCAATATGCCGCCGAATATCTGTAACGCGGCTTATCTTGCTTCTCAGGCGCGTCAACTGGCCGATACTTACAGTAAAAACGTGACCACCCGCGTGATTGGCGAGCAGCAGATGCGCGAGCTGGGCATGTGCTCTTACCTCGCCGTCGGCCAGGGTTCGCAGAATGAATCCCTGATGTCGGTGATGGAATACAAAGGCAACCCGTCTGAAGAAGCGCGCCCGATTGTGCTGGTCGGCAAAGGTCTGACCTTCGACTCCGGCGGTATCTCCATCAAGCCTGCCGAAGGCATGGACGAAATGAAGTACGACATGTGCGGTGCGGCGGCGGTTTACGGCGTGATGCGCATGGTGGCCGAACTGCAACTGCCGATTAACGTGATTGGCGTACTGGCAGGCTGTGAAAACATGCCCGGCGGGCGCGCATACCGCCCGGGCGATGTGCTGACCACCATGTCAGGCCAGACCGTAGAAGTGCTGAATACCGACGCCGAAGGCCGTCTGGTATTGTGCGATGTGCTGACTTACGTTGAGCGCTTCGAGCCGGAAGCGGTGATCGATGTGGCCACATTAACCGGCGCATGCGTTGTCGCGCTGGGTCATCACATTACCGGTCTGCTGTCGAACCACAACCCGCTGGCGCATGAGCTGATTGGCGCGTCCGAGCAGGCGGGCGATCGCGCGTGGCGTCTGCCAATGAGCGATGAGTATCAGGAGCAACTGGAATCCAATTTTGCGGATATGGCGAACATTGGCGGGCGTCCTGGCGGTGCGATTACCGCGGGCTGCTTCCTGGCGCGCTTTACCCGCAAGTACAATTGGGCGCACCTCGATATCGCCGGTACCGCGTGGCGTTCCGGCAAAGCCAAAGGTGCAACCGGTCGTCCGGTGGCGATGTTGTCCCAGTTCCTGCTCAATCGCGCCGGGTTTAACGGCGAAGAGTAA
- a CDS encoding AlpA family transcriptional regulator, whose protein sequence is MENQARLIRLPEVMKKTGFGKAWIYRLISKGCFPQPVKIGLRAVAFVESEVDNWIHETISSSRNKVS, encoded by the coding sequence ATGGAAAATCAAGCTCGTCTCATCCGTTTACCAGAAGTCATGAAGAAAACTGGGTTTGGTAAAGCGTGGATATATAGGCTTATCAGCAAGGGATGTTTTCCTCAACCAGTAAAAATTGGTCTTCGTGCAGTAGCCTTTGTAGAAAGCGAAGTAGATAACTGGATTCATGAAACGATTAGTTCTTCGAGAAATAAAGTTTCTTAG
- a CDS encoding plasmid replication protein, translating to MIIHGKLIKAKDLAKAAGVSRSTVIKYYGISRENYERVATERRKLAFELRSSGLKWKEVAEKMNTTKYSAIAYYRRYLALTKNK from the coding sequence ATGATAATTCATGGGAAATTAATTAAAGCAAAAGACTTAGCTAAGGCTGCAGGTGTATCTCGTTCAACAGTGATTAAATATTACGGCATTAGCCGAGAGAATTACGAAAGGGTAGCAACAGAAAGAAGAAAGCTTGCTTTTGAACTAAGATCATCAGGTTTAAAATGGAAAGAAGTTGCTGAAAAAATGAACACAACAAAATATAGCGCAATTGCATATTATAGACGATATTTAGCATTAACGAAAAACAAATAA
- a CDS encoding DUF6387 family protein gives MKSWVKMSSWTSEDTKAVKTWFDLDKYREFENISINMLYHEIWARTYFFKPVIEEGMQKTVLKNYMQILDGDPFLIKEKQLNYMDAENKLYQPPYFFITTVDRIANISFACMRKALFIRANTEQYKIDSTIENEYISEKIPEQFPTTIMLEIDLASGSDDEIAEALRVSLPQWRKVKGVKPAPLDAVRFGYGAIKKLISYRIIPMLDLLAWSERKKVLLSDDRLSRLLYTDEDDDKAIRQGYHIRDADRPFAMKTVEIDFLRQFNFFINKNQHIKEMRVSDVMKLSDSE, from the coding sequence ATGAAATCTTGGGTAAAAATGAGTAGTTGGACATCAGAAGACACCAAAGCAGTGAAAACGTGGTTTGATTTGGACAAATATCGAGAGTTTGAAAACATTTCTATTAATATGCTTTACCATGAAATATGGGCGAGAACCTATTTCTTCAAACCAGTAATAGAAGAAGGAATGCAGAAAACGGTATTGAAAAATTATATGCAGATATTGGATGGTGATCCTTTTCTTATCAAAGAGAAGCAATTAAATTATATGGATGCCGAAAACAAATTATATCAACCCCCATACTTTTTTATTACTACGGTTGATCGAATAGCAAATATCAGTTTTGCTTGTATGAGAAAGGCTTTATTCATTAGAGCAAATACAGAACAATATAAAATTGATTCCACTATTGAAAATGAATATATTTCCGAAAAAATTCCTGAACAGTTTCCTACTACGATTATGTTAGAAATCGATCTTGCGAGTGGAAGCGATGATGAGATAGCTGAGGCCCTGCGAGTATCATTACCACAATGGCGAAAAGTAAAAGGCGTTAAACCTGCACCACTTGATGCAGTTAGATTTGGTTATGGAGCAATAAAAAAATTAATTAGCTATCGAATTATCCCTATGCTTGATTTGCTCGCATGGTCAGAAAGAAAAAAAGTACTTCTGTCAGACGACAGACTATCTCGATTGCTATACACGGATGAAGATGATGATAAGGCGATTCGCCAAGGATATCATATAAGAGATGCTGATAGGCCTTTCGCAATGAAAACTGTAGAAATTGATTTTTTAAGGCAATTTAACTTTTTTATCAATAAAAATCAGCATATTAAAGAAATGAGGGTTTCGGATGTTATGAAACTCTCAGACTCTGAGTGA
- a CDS encoding NAD(P)-dependent alcohol dehydrogenase encodes MSIIKNYVAPQAGAALELQEYDAGPLAAEDVEVQVDYCGICHSDLSMIDNQWGMSQYPLVAGHEVIGRVVELGSAAQNKGLKVGQRVGIGWTARSCGHCDACIDGNHVNCLEGTVATILNRGGFADKLRADWQWVIPLPDSIDIETAGPLLCGGITVFKPLLMHHVTATSRVGVIGIGGLGHIAIKLLHAMGCEVTAFSSNPAKEAEVRLMGADYVINSRDPEALKARAGQYDLIINTVNVDLDWQPYFEALAHGGHFHTVGAVLKPLEVPAFTLIGGDRSISGSATGTPYELRKLMKFAGRAKVAPTTEMFPMSQINEALQHVRDGKARYRVVLKADF; translated from the coding sequence ATGAGCATCATCAAAAACTACGTCGCGCCGCAGGCCGGTGCCGCGCTCGAACTTCAGGAATACGATGCTGGCCCGCTGGCAGCAGAAGATGTGGAAGTGCAGGTGGATTATTGCGGGATCTGCCATTCGGATTTGTCGATGATCGACAACCAATGGGGCATGTCACAGTACCCACTGGTGGCCGGGCATGAAGTGATTGGCCGCGTGGTGGAACTGGGCAGCGCGGCACAAAACAAAGGCCTGAAAGTGGGCCAGCGCGTGGGGATCGGCTGGACGGCGCGCAGCTGCGGGCACTGCGATGCCTGTATCGACGGCAACCATGTCAACTGCCTGGAAGGCACCGTCGCCACCATCCTTAATCGCGGCGGTTTTGCCGATAAACTCCGCGCCGACTGGCAGTGGGTTATTCCCTTGCCGGACAGCATTGATATTGAAACCGCCGGGCCGCTCTTATGCGGTGGCATCACGGTGTTTAAACCGTTGTTGATGCATCATGTCACCGCCACCAGCCGCGTAGGCGTGATCGGTATCGGCGGGCTGGGGCATATTGCCATTAAATTGCTCCATGCGATGGGCTGCGAAGTGACGGCGTTCAGCTCCAACCCGGCGAAAGAAGCAGAAGTCCGGCTGATGGGCGCGGATTATGTGATTAACAGCCGCGATCCGGAAGCCCTGAAAGCGCGCGCAGGACAGTACGATCTCATTATCAACACGGTTAACGTCGATTTGGACTGGCAGCCCTACTTTGAAGCGCTGGCGCACGGGGGGCATTTTCACACCGTCGGCGCAGTGCTGAAGCCGCTGGAAGTACCAGCCTTTACGCTGATTGGCGGCGATCGCAGTATCTCCGGTTCGGCGACCGGTACGCCGTATGAGCTGCGTAAGTTGATGAAGTTTGCCGGACGGGCAAAAGTGGCACCGACCACCGAGATGTTCCCGATGTCGCAAATCAACGAGGCGTTGCAGCATGTGCGTGATGGTAAGGCTCGCTATCGCGTAGTGTTGAAAGCGGATTTTTAA
- a CDS encoding dihydroxyacetone kinase subunit DhaK, with amino-acid sequence MSRFFFNDRKQLVNDAIEGLVISAPHGNLVRLDIDPAIRIVARADWDKSRVAVISGGGSGHEPAHAGFVGKGMLTAAVCGDVFASPSVDAVLNAIVAVTGDRGCLLIVKNYTGDRLNFGLAAEKAKRYGLKVEMVIVADDIALPDNKQPRGIAGTALVHKIAGHAAEQGKSLSEVRDVAQKACDNVYSLGLAMETCNLPGSDSEEGRIQQGHVELGLGIHGEPGATTVDTHNSKALIDTLVEPLKAAVGNDRVAVLINNLGGVSALEMALLTKELAHSALKDQLAYLIGPAPLVSSLDMKGFSLSLLRLNEAFEQAICADVQTVGWQKPVPFAPMKTQPHNAVYDGLEIEPSDNPQVNVLVGTAVQRLIDLENRLNALDAKVGDGDTGSTFAEGAREIKRLLENNALPLNNTAQLLQLVGERLATVMGGSSGVLMSIFFTAAGQAVHNATALPEALLLGLKQMKHYGGADLGDRTLIDALQPALEALRDNGLAAAVDAAKKGAESTATMQKAGAGRSSYVNSENLDGVTDPGAVAIAEVFAAISR; translated from the coding sequence ATGTCCAGATTCTTTTTCAATGACCGCAAACAGCTGGTCAATGACGCCATTGAAGGCTTAGTCATCTCGGCACCGCACGGCAACCTTGTTCGTCTTGATATTGATCCCGCTATTCGCATTGTTGCCCGCGCCGACTGGGATAAAAGCCGCGTGGCGGTGATTTCCGGCGGTGGTTCCGGTCACGAACCGGCGCACGCCGGGTTTGTCGGCAAAGGGATGCTGACTGCCGCGGTGTGCGGCGATGTGTTTGCCTCGCCGAGCGTCGATGCCGTGCTGAACGCGATTGTGGCGGTGACCGGCGATCGCGGCTGCCTGCTGATTGTGAAAAACTACACCGGTGACCGGCTGAACTTCGGCCTGGCGGCGGAGAAAGCCAAACGCTACGGCCTGAAAGTGGAGATGGTGATCGTCGCTGATGACATCGCTCTGCCGGACAACAAACAGCCGCGCGGCATTGCTGGCACGGCGCTGGTGCACAAGATTGCTGGCCATGCCGCTGAGCAAGGTAAATCACTCAGCGAAGTGCGCGATGTCGCCCAAAAAGCCTGCGATAACGTCTACAGCCTTGGCCTGGCGATGGAGACCTGCAACCTGCCGGGCAGCGACAGCGAGGAAGGGCGCATCCAGCAAGGTCATGTCGAATTAGGGTTGGGGATCCACGGCGAACCGGGTGCGACAACTGTCGATACCCACAACAGCAAGGCGCTGATCGACACGCTGGTCGAACCGCTAAAAGCAGCAGTAGGCAACGATCGCGTTGCGGTGCTGATCAACAACCTGGGCGGCGTGTCCGCACTGGAAATGGCGCTGCTGACCAAAGAGCTGGCGCATTCAGCGCTGAAAGATCAGCTTGCTTACCTGATTGGCCCCGCGCCGCTGGTCAGTTCGCTGGATATGAAAGGCTTTTCGCTGTCGCTGCTGCGCCTGAACGAGGCGTTCGAGCAAGCGATTTGTGCCGATGTGCAGACCGTTGGCTGGCAAAAACCGGTGCCTTTCGCGCCGATGAAAACCCAGCCGCACAACGCGGTTTACGATGGGCTGGAGATTGAACCGTCTGATAATCCGCAGGTCAACGTGCTGGTCGGCACGGCGGTGCAGCGACTTATCGATCTCGAAAACCGCCTCAACGCGCTGGATGCAAAAGTGGGCGATGGCGACACCGGCTCGACCTTTGCCGAAGGCGCGCGCGAGATCAAACGCCTGCTGGAGAACAATGCGCTGCCGCTGAACAACACCGCGCAGTTGCTGCAACTGGTCGGCGAGCGGCTGGCAACGGTGATGGGTGGCTCAAGTGGTGTGTTGATGTCGATATTCTTTACCGCCGCAGGCCAGGCGGTGCATAACGCCACCGCGCTGCCGGAAGCGTTGTTGCTGGGGTTGAAGCAGATGAAGCATTACGGTGGGGCGGATCTCGGCGATCGTACGCTGATCGACGCACTGCAACCGGCATTAGAAGCGCTGCGCGATAACGGTCTGGCTGCCGCCGTAGACGCCGCGAAGAAAGGGGCGGAGAGCACCGCCACCATGCAAAAAGCGGGAGCCGGGCGTTCATCGTACGTGAACAGCGAGAACCTGGACGGCGTGACCGATCCCGGTGCTGTAGCGATTGCTGAAGTGTTTGCTGCTATTAGCCGATAA
- the lptG gene encoding LPS export ABC transporter permease LptG: MQAFGVLDRYIGKTIFTTIMMTLFMLVSLSGIIKFVDQLKKAGQGSYDALGAGMYTLLSVPKDIQIFFPMAALLGALLGLGMLAQRSELVVMQASGYTRMQVALSVMKTAIPLVLLTMAIGEWVAPQGEQMARNQRAQSMYGGSLLSTQSGLWAKDGNNFVYIERVKGDDELGGVSIYSFNKERRLQSVRYAASAKFDAEHKIWRLSQVDESNLTDPKQVTGAQTVSGTWKTNLTPDKLGVVALDPEALSISGLHNYVKYLKSSGQDSGRYQLNMWSKIFQPLSVAVMMLMALSFIFGPLRSVAMGVRVVTGISFGFVFYVLDQIFGPLTLVYGIPPVVGALLPSASFFLISLWLMTRKS; the protein is encoded by the coding sequence ATGCAGGCTTTTGGCGTACTCGACCGCTATATCGGTAAAACCATTTTTACCACCATCATGATGACCCTGTTCATGCTGGTGTCGCTCTCCGGCATTATCAAATTTGTCGATCAGTTGAAAAAAGCCGGGCAGGGGAGTTACGACGCGCTCGGCGCGGGCATGTACACCCTGCTTAGCGTGCCGAAAGATATCCAAATCTTCTTCCCGATGGCCGCGCTGCTTGGCGCGCTGCTGGGCCTGGGGATGCTGGCGCAGCGCAGTGAACTCGTCGTGATGCAGGCATCGGGTTACACCCGTATGCAGGTGGCGCTGTCGGTGATGAAAACCGCGATCCCGCTGGTGCTGCTGACCATGGCGATTGGCGAATGGGTTGCGCCGCAGGGCGAGCAGATGGCGCGTAACCAGCGTGCGCAGTCGATGTATGGCGGCTCGCTGCTCTCGACGCAATCCGGGCTGTGGGCGAAAGACGGCAATAATTTTGTCTATATCGAACGCGTAAAAGGCGATGACGAACTGGGCGGCGTCAGCATCTATTCGTTTAATAAAGAGCGTCGTTTGCAGTCGGTGCGCTATGCCGCCTCGGCGAAGTTCGATGCAGAACACAAGATCTGGCGGCTGTCGCAGGTGGATGAGTCCAACCTGACGGATCCGAAGCAGGTTACCGGTGCGCAGACCGTGAGCGGCACCTGGAAGACCAACCTCACCCCGGACAAACTGGGCGTAGTCGCGCTGGATCCGGAGGCGCTTTCCATTAGCGGCCTGCACAACTATGTGAAGTACCTGAAGTCGAGCGGCCAGGATTCCGGGCGTTATCAGCTCAATATGTGGAGCAAAATCTTCCAGCCGCTGTCCGTGGCGGTGATGATGCTGATGGCGCTGTCGTTTATCTTTGGCCCGCTGCGTAGCGTGGCGATGGGCGTACGTGTTGTCACCGGCATCAGCTTCGGTTTCGTCTTCTACGTGCTGGATCAGATTTTCGGCCCGCTGACGCTGGTTTACGGCATCCCACCGGTGGTGGGGGCGCTGTTGCCGAGCGCGTCGTTCTTCTTAATTAGCCTTTGGCTAATGACGCGTAAGAGTTAA
- a CDS encoding tyrosine-type recombinase/integrase, which translates to MALTDIKVRTTKPSDKPFKLTDGQGMHLLINPNGSKYWRLQYRFDGKQKVLALGVYPMVSLGEARRKRDEAKKLVSDGIDPSEKKKADKIEHSEALTFEAVARDWHTACKRKWSDSHSERVLKSMEDGLFTAIGKRKISELNTRDLIAPIKAVEASGRLEVAARLQQRTTAIMRYAVQNGLIDYNPAQDMSGAITVAKRTHRPALPFDRFSELLERIESFKGRKLTKLAVKLTLLIFIRSSELRFARWSEIDFENAMWTIPGEREPLPGVKHSHRGSKMKTPHLVPLSRQALELLKAIREISGECDLVFIGDHDFRKPMSENTVNKALRSMGYDTTVEVCGHGFRAMACSALIESGKWSRDAVERQMSHQERNSVRAAYIHKAEHLDERRLMLQWWADYLDETTKRRIAPFDFNN; encoded by the coding sequence ATGGCTCTCACCGATATCAAAGTTAGGACTACCAAGCCCTCCGACAAACCCTTCAAACTCACCGATGGGCAGGGTATGCACCTGCTGATCAATCCTAACGGCTCGAAGTACTGGCGACTCCAATACCGTTTCGATGGCAAACAGAAAGTTTTAGCGTTGGGTGTTTATCCAATGGTCTCTCTTGGTGAAGCCCGCAGGAAGCGAGATGAAGCCAAAAAGTTGGTATCTGATGGTATCGATCCTTCTGAAAAGAAAAAAGCAGATAAGATTGAGCACAGCGAAGCCCTGACATTCGAAGCTGTTGCAAGGGACTGGCATACTGCCTGTAAAAGGAAATGGTCAGATTCTCACAGCGAAAGAGTTCTAAAAAGCATGGAAGATGGTCTCTTTACTGCTATTGGTAAAAGAAAAATATCCGAGCTTAATACCAGAGATCTTATTGCCCCTATCAAGGCTGTTGAAGCTTCTGGACGACTAGAAGTAGCGGCTCGTCTGCAACAACGAACCACAGCAATCATGCGATATGCCGTCCAGAATGGCTTAATTGACTACAATCCAGCACAAGATATGTCTGGGGCAATTACAGTTGCGAAACGAACCCACAGACCAGCCTTACCATTTGATAGGTTCTCAGAGCTTTTAGAGCGCATTGAAAGCTTTAAAGGTAGGAAACTTACTAAATTAGCTGTGAAGCTGACATTGCTCATTTTTATCCGTTCCAGTGAACTCCGATTCGCAAGATGGTCGGAGATCGACTTTGAAAATGCGATGTGGACTATCCCTGGAGAACGCGAGCCATTGCCAGGGGTCAAACATTCTCATCGAGGCTCAAAAATGAAGACCCCACACCTCGTGCCGTTAAGTCGTCAGGCTTTAGAACTTCTAAAAGCCATTAGAGAAATCAGCGGTGAATGCGACCTTGTATTCATTGGCGATCATGATTTCAGAAAACCTATGAGCGAAAACACAGTCAACAAGGCACTAAGGTCGATGGGTTATGACACAACCGTTGAGGTATGTGGGCATGGTTTTAGAGCGATGGCTTGTAGTGCCTTAATCGAATCGGGAAAATGGTCAAGGGATGCTGTTGAACGGCAGATGAGCCACCAAGAGCGAAACTCCGTTCGTGCTGCCTACATTCATAAAGCAGAACACCTCGATGAGAGAAGGCTTATGTTGCAGTGGTGGGCTGATTATCTTGATGAAACAACTAAGAGAAGAATTGCACCTTTTGACTTTAATAACTAA
- a CDS encoding replication initiation protein, whose product MLNDENIYNVEKYKLQIQKYALCCDDFRDGVYRAPKDKALLKKYICFNNKSFFNGLVFDVDHKYGAVAWDLVGLPIPNTIIQNIKNGHAHLLYALKNPVLKTDMARDKPLKLAAIVQSGFTERLDADRAYADVLMKNPLNMHEWRTTWTNTSAYDLQYLLDFIPDKIRISSKKKSVIHGLGRNVNLFEDLRIIAYKEVLIFKKSKNYRCFFYDMLSKATLLNNHSNPYNPLSHEETKQICSSICKWTWRNFSVQKFSTIQSIRAKKTRKTQKKLEIALETLL is encoded by the coding sequence ATGTTAAATGACGAAAATATATATAATGTAGAAAAATACAAGCTGCAAATTCAAAAATATGCTTTATGCTGTGATGATTTTAGAGATGGGGTATACAGAGCCCCTAAAGACAAAGCCCTTCTAAAGAAATATATTTGTTTTAATAATAAATCTTTTTTTAACGGTTTGGTTTTTGATGTAGATCACAAATATGGAGCGGTCGCATGGGACTTAGTTGGTTTACCAATACCAAATACGATCATACAAAACATAAAAAATGGCCATGCTCATTTACTTTATGCTTTAAAAAATCCGGTATTAAAAACAGACATGGCAAGAGATAAGCCTTTAAAATTGGCCGCTATTGTTCAGAGTGGATTTACAGAAAGGTTAGATGCAGACAGAGCTTATGCTGATGTTTTAATGAAAAATCCTCTCAACATGCATGAATGGAGAACGACATGGACAAATACTTCAGCATATGATTTACAATACCTCTTAGATTTTATTCCAGACAAAATAAGAATTTCGAGTAAAAAGAAAAGTGTTATACATGGGCTGGGCCGCAACGTTAACTTGTTCGAAGATTTAAGAATTATTGCTTATAAAGAAGTATTAATTTTTAAAAAAAGTAAAAACTATCGTTGTTTTTTTTATGACATGCTATCAAAAGCGACTTTACTTAATAATCATAGCAACCCGTATAATCCATTATCTCATGAAGAGACAAAACAAATTTGTAGCAGTATTTGTAAATGGACATGGCGTAATTTTTCAGTTCAGAAATTTTCGACAATACAATCAATAAGAGCAAAAAAAACAAGAAAAACGCAAAAAAAATTAGAAATAGCATTGGAAACATTATTATGA
- a CDS encoding lysozyme, producing MANLPQHIGEAGLALIKSFEGLRLEKYKDAVGKWTIGYGHLILPNESFPRPITEAEAEALLRADLQMTERGVHKLVTVDLNQNQFDALVSFTFNLGAGNLQTSTLLKLLNQGQYAQAADQFPRWNKAGGKVLAGLTRRREAERGLFLKGG from the coding sequence ATGGCAAATCTTCCACAACATATCGGCGAGGCCGGTCTGGCGTTGATCAAATCTTTTGAAGGGCTACGGCTTGAAAAATATAAAGATGCCGTCGGTAAGTGGACCATTGGCTACGGCCATTTGATTTTGCCGAACGAGAGTTTTCCGCGCCCCATCACTGAGGCGGAGGCCGAGGCGCTGTTGCGCGCTGATTTACAGATGACCGAACGCGGCGTGCATAAGCTGGTGACGGTCGATCTCAACCAGAACCAGTTCGACGCGCTGGTCTCTTTCACTTTTAATCTTGGGGCCGGGAATTTGCAGACCTCGACATTGCTGAAGCTGTTAAATCAAGGGCAGTACGCGCAGGCCGCCGACCAGTTCCCGCGCTGGAATAAAGCGGGTGGGAAAGTGCTGGCGGGTTTGACCAGGCGGCGCGAAGCGGAGAGGGGGTTGTTTTTGAAGGGGGGTTAG
- the lptF gene encoding LPS export ABC transporter permease LptF: MIITRYLVRETLKSQLAILFILLLIFFCQKLVRILGAAADGEIPTNLVLSLLGLGVPEMAQLILPLSLFLGLLMTLGKLYTESEITVMHACGLSRAVLVKAALILALFTGIVAAVNVMWAGPWSSRHQDQVLADAKANPGLAALAQGQFQQATDGNSVLFIEGVEGSNFTNVFLAQIRPKGNARPSVVLADSGHLSQHKDGSQVVTLNSGTRFEGTAMLRDFRITDFQDYQAIIGHQAVALDPSDTEQMDMRTLFNTDNDRASAELHWRLTLIFTVFMMALMVVPLSVVNPRQGRVLSMLPAMLLYLVFFLLQTTLRSNGMKGKLDPLVWMWVVNFIYLALAVVLNMWDTVSMRRVRARFMRRGAV, translated from the coding sequence GTGATAATCACAAGATATCTGGTTCGGGAGACGCTTAAAAGCCAGCTTGCGATCCTATTCATCCTGCTTCTGATTTTCTTTTGTCAGAAATTGGTCAGGATTTTGGGCGCAGCCGCCGATGGCGAAATCCCCACAAACCTCGTTCTCTCACTGTTAGGCCTTGGCGTGCCGGAAATGGCGCAGCTTATCCTGCCGTTGAGCCTGTTCCTCGGCTTGCTTATGACGCTGGGCAAACTCTACACCGAAAGCGAAATCACGGTGATGCACGCCTGCGGTCTGAGCCGGGCGGTGCTGGTGAAAGCCGCGCTTATCCTTGCGCTGTTCACCGGCATCGTTGCGGCGGTTAACGTGATGTGGGCCGGGCCGTGGTCCTCGCGCCATCAGGATCAGGTGCTGGCAGACGCCAAAGCAAACCCTGGCCTTGCCGCGCTCGCCCAGGGGCAGTTCCAGCAGGCGACTGACGGCAATTCGGTGCTGTTTATTGAAGGCGTTGAAGGCAGTAATTTCACCAATGTTTTCCTCGCACAAATCCGCCCGAAAGGTAACGCGCGCCCCTCCGTGGTGCTGGCGGATTCCGGCCACCTTTCTCAGCATAAAGACGGTTCTCAGGTGGTGACGCTCAATAGCGGAACGCGCTTTGAAGGTACTGCGATGCTGCGCGATTTCCGCATTACGGATTTCCAGGATTATCAGGCGATTATCGGTCACCAGGCGGTGGCGCTGGATCCCTCGGATACCGAGCAGATGGACATGCGCACGCTGTTTAATACCGACAACGACCGCGCCAGCGCGGAATTGCACTGGCGTTTAACGCTTATCTTTACCGTGTTTATGATGGCGCTGATGGTGGTGCCGCTAAGCGTGGTGAACCCGCGCCAGGGGCGCGTGCTGTCAATGCTGCCCGCAATGCTGCTGTATCTTGTGTTCTTCCTGTTGCAGACCACGCTTCGCTCAAACGGTATGAAAGGGAAACTGGATCCGCTGGTGTGGATGTGGGTGGTTAACTTTATCTACCTGGCACTGGCCGTGGTGCTGAACATGTGGGATACGGTGTCGATGCGCCGGGTTCGCGCCCGTTTTATGCGTAGAGGAGCGGTATAA